A portion of the uncultured Draconibacterium sp. genome contains these proteins:
- the cysD gene encoding sulfate adenylyltransferase subunit CysD — MDNYSLTNLRELEAEAIHIIREVAAEFENPVMLYSIGKDSSVMVRLAEKAFYPGKVPFPLMHIDSKWKFQEMIDFRDSYAKEKGWDLIVHYNKEGFESGVGPFTHGSKVHTDIMKTQALLGGLNKYKFDAAFGGARRDEEKSRAKERIFSFRDKFHQWDPKNQRPELWNIYNSRVQKGESIRVFPISNWTELDIWQYIRLENIPIVPLYYAKERPVVNMDGSLILVDDERMPKELRDKAEMRKVRFRTLGCYPLTGAIESEADTIEKIVEEMMTVTVSERTTRVIDFDQEASMEQKKREGYF, encoded by the coding sequence ATGGATAATTATTCATTAACCAACCTTCGCGAACTTGAGGCAGAAGCCATTCACATCATCCGCGAGGTGGCAGCCGAGTTCGAAAATCCAGTAATGCTTTATTCCATCGGGAAAGACTCGTCGGTGATGGTTCGTCTGGCCGAAAAAGCTTTTTACCCAGGTAAAGTTCCTTTTCCGTTGATGCACATCGACTCGAAATGGAAATTCCAGGAAATGATCGATTTCCGCGACAGCTATGCGAAAGAAAAAGGCTGGGACCTGATCGTTCATTACAACAAAGAAGGTTTTGAAAGTGGCGTTGGTCCGTTTACTCACGGTAGTAAAGTACACACCGATATTATGAAAACACAGGCCTTGCTTGGAGGTCTGAACAAATACAAATTTGATGCTGCTTTTGGCGGCGCCCGTCGTGATGAAGAAAAGTCGCGTGCTAAAGAACGTATCTTCTCGTTCCGCGATAAATTCCACCAGTGGGATCCAAAAAACCAGCGCCCTGAGCTTTGGAATATCTACAACAGCCGCGTTCAGAAAGGTGAATCCATTCGTGTATTCCCTATCTCGAACTGGACTGAGCTGGACATCTGGCAATACATTCGTTTGGAAAATATCCCGATTGTTCCGTTGTATTACGCAAAAGAACGTCCGGTGGTTAATATGGACGGCAGCCTGATTTTGGTGGACGACGAACGTATGCCAAAAGAATTGCGAGACAAAGCTGAAATGCGCAAAGTACGTTTCCGTACATTGGGATGTTACCCGCTTACCGGTGCTATTGAATCAGAGGCTGACACCATCGAAAAGATCGTTGAAGAAATGATGACCGTTACCGTTTCGGAACGGACTACGCGTGTTATCGACTTCGACCAGGAAGCAAGTATGGAACAGAAAAAAAGAGAAGGGTATTTCTAA